A stretch of the Xiphias gladius isolate SHS-SW01 ecotype Sanya breed wild chromosome 21, ASM1685928v1, whole genome shotgun sequence genome encodes the following:
- the LOC120783209 gene encoding E3 ubiquitin-protein ligase MARCHF9-like: MFKYRIRVFFNEVKVLLLMRSGSSRRTDTGTDPDTQTRMRGLAIGGCGWPPLDCSHRDDEEEYYGSDPRPRSLAFEDKEGTSPQGGGLDSASLPSLSESGMRSPQCRICFQGPEKGELLSPCRCDGSVRCTHQSCLIRWISERGSWSCELCYCKYQVLAISTKNPLQWQSISLTVIEKVQIAAIILGSLFLIASIAWLVWSSLSPSAKWQRQDLLFQICYGMYGFMDIVCLGLIIHEGSSVYRIFKRWRAVNQQWKVLNYEKAKDLADPISSSSKGSGRVERNSSHSVTDRGRRVSRHVRTILHQHCGYTILHILSQLRPNNLHSSNHEVVMRVTTV; encoded by the exons ATGTTTAAGTATCGGATCCGGGTGTTTTTCAATGAAGTCAAAGTGTTGCTACTGATGCGCTCCGGATCAAGCAGGAGGACTGACACAGGCACAGACCCGGACACGCAGACCAGGATGCGAGGGCTCGCAATTGGAGGCTGTGGTTGGCCGCCGTTGGACTGCTCTCACCGGGACGACGAGGAGGAATATTACGGCTCTGACCCCCGGCCACGCAGCCTGGCATTTGAGGATAAAGAAGGAACCAGCCCCCAGGGAGGAGGCCTGGACTCTGCCTCCCTCCCGAGTCTCTCAGAGAGCGGGATGCGATCACCGCAGTGCCGGATCTGCTTCCAGGGACCGGAGAAG GGGGAGTTGTTGAGCCCCTGTCGCTGCGATGGCTCCGTGCGCTGCACTCACCAGTCCTGCCTCATCCGCTGGATAAGTGAGAGAGGCTCCTGGAGCTGTGAACTCTGCTACTGCAAGTACCAGGTCCTGGCCATCAGCACCAAAAACCCACTGCAG tGGCAGTCCATCTCTCTGACTGTGATTGAGAAGGTGCAAATTGCAGCCATTATCCTGGGCTCTTTGTTCCTAATCGCCAGTATCGCCTGGTTGGTGTGGTCCTCTCTCAGCCCCTCAGCCAAGTGGCAGCGGCAGGACCTTCTCTTTCAAATATGCTACGGCATGTACGGCTTCATGGACATAGTTTGTCTAG GCCTCATAATCCATGAAGGATCGTCTGTTTACCGGATCTTTAAGCGCTGGCGGGCTGTGAACCAGCAGTGGAAAGTGCTGAATTACGAGAAAGCGAAGGACTTAGCTGACCCCATCAGTTCCAGCAGTAAAGGCTCTGGTCGTGTTGAGAGGAACTCTTCTCACTCTGTCACAGACAGAGGACGGAGGGTGAGTCGGCATGTCAGGACTATTCTCCACCAACACTGTGGCTACACTATTTTGCACATCCTCAGCCAGTTGAGACCCAACAACCTGCACAGCTCCAACCATGAGGTGGTCATGAGGGTGACCACTGTATGA
- the mettl1 gene encoding tRNA (guanine-N(7)-)-methyltransferase isoform X2, whose protein sequence is MSSSMPQKRYYRQRAHSNPMAYHTFDYPVCPEEMDWSTLYPDFFTRNPSEKETPRVEFADIGCGYGGLLVELSPLFPDKLILGLEIRVKVSDYVQDRIQSLRASEPGSYQNIACIRSNAMKYLPNFFCKGQGLVYTITDVEEVHLWMVKHFSEHPLFTHVPDEELVGDVIINRLGTCTEEGKKVQRNGGKNFLAVFRRIEDSN, encoded by the exons ATGAGTTCGTCAATGCCCCAGAAGCGTTACTACAGACAGCGAGCCCATTCAAACCCGATGGCTTACCACACGTTTGACTA TCCTGTGTGTCCGGAGGAAATGGACTGGTCCACGCTGTATCCAGACTTCTTCACTAGAAATCCGTCTGAGAAAGAGACCCCACGAGTGGAGTTTGCAGATATTGGATGTGGATACGGGGGGCTGTTAG TGGAGTTATCTCCACTTTTCCCAGACAAGCTCATCCTGGGTCTGGAGATCCGGGTCAAAGTGTCAGATTATGTTCAGGATCGTATCCAATCATTGCGTGCCTCTGAACCTGGAAGCTACCAGAACATCGCCTGCATTCGCAGTAATGCGATGAAGTACCTCCCCAACTTCTTCTGTAAGGGTCAG GGTTTGGTGTACACCATCACCGATGTGGAGGAAGTCCACCTCTGGATGGTGAAGCACTTCTCTGAACATCCACTGTTCACACATGTCCCTGATGAAGAACTG GTTGGGGACGTCATCATAAATCGTTTGGGTACATGTacagaagaaggaaagaaagtgcAGAGAAATGGAGGGAAGAATTTCCTTGCAGTTTTCCGGAGGATTGAAGACTCAAACTAA
- the mettl1 gene encoding tRNA (guanine-N(7)-)-methyltransferase isoform X1 → MSSSMPQKRYYRQRAHSNPMAYHTFDYPVCPEEMDWSTLYPDFFTRNPSEKETPRVEFADIGCGYGGLLVELSPLFPDKLILGLEIRVKVSDYVQDRIQSLRASEPGSYQNIACIRSNAMKYLPNFFCKGQLSKMFFLFPDPHFKKTKHKWRIISPTLLAEYAYTLRVGGLVYTITDVEEVHLWMVKHFSEHPLFTHVPDEELVGDVIINRLGTCTEEGKKVQRNGGKNFLAVFRRIEDSN, encoded by the exons ATGAGTTCGTCAATGCCCCAGAAGCGTTACTACAGACAGCGAGCCCATTCAAACCCGATGGCTTACCACACGTTTGACTA TCCTGTGTGTCCGGAGGAAATGGACTGGTCCACGCTGTATCCAGACTTCTTCACTAGAAATCCGTCTGAGAAAGAGACCCCACGAGTGGAGTTTGCAGATATTGGATGTGGATACGGGGGGCTGTTAG TGGAGTTATCTCCACTTTTCCCAGACAAGCTCATCCTGGGTCTGGAGATCCGGGTCAAAGTGTCAGATTATGTTCAGGATCGTATCCAATCATTGCGTGCCTCTGAACCTGGAAGCTACCAGAACATCGCCTGCATTCGCAGTAATGCGATGAAGTACCTCCCCAACTTCTTCTGTAAGGGTCAG CTCAGTAAAATGTTCTTCCTCTTCCCCGACCCTCACTTTAAGAAGACCAAGCACAAATGGAGGATCATTAGTCCCACATTGTTGGCAGAGTATGCCTACACACTGAGAGTCGGG GGTTTGGTGTACACCATCACCGATGTGGAGGAAGTCCACCTCTGGATGGTGAAGCACTTCTCTGAACATCCACTGTTCACACATGTCCCTGATGAAGAACTG GTTGGGGACGTCATCATAAATCGTTTGGGTACATGTacagaagaaggaaagaaagtgcAGAGAAATGGAGGGAAGAATTTCCTTGCAGTTTTCCGGAGGATTGAAGACTCAAACTAA